In Macrotis lagotis isolate mMagLag1 chromosome 8, bilby.v1.9.chrom.fasta, whole genome shotgun sequence, a single genomic region encodes these proteins:
- the BRK1 gene encoding protein BRICK1 encodes MAGQEDPVQREIHQDWANREYIEVITSSIKKIADFLNSFDMSCRSRLATLNEKLTALERRIEYIEARVTKGETLT; translated from the exons ATGGCGGGGCAGGAGGATCCGGTGCAGCGCGAGATCCACCAGGACTGGGCGAACCGCGAGTACATCGAGGTCATCACGAGCAGCATCAAGAAGATCGCCGACTTCCTGAACTCCTTCG ATATGTCCTGTCGTTCAAGGCTTGCAACACTAAATGAGAAGCTGACAGCCCTGGAACGGAGAATTGAGTACATTGAAGCAAGG GTAACAAAGGGCGAGACCCTTACCTAG